A genomic window from Candidatus Binatia bacterium includes:
- a CDS encoding enoyl-CoA hydratase-related protein — protein MADYEYILVDDPRPQVRRITLNRPKKRNALSNPLRGELFHALYEADASKDVHVTILRGAGKCFSSGYDLSSDQTGELPFESAMGDGFWPRHVVDGAFRIWDLAKPVIAQVHGYCLAGGSELMASCDLAYVGESAQIGYPPVRMMSPPDNQFHPWMAGMRNAMELMLTGDGVDGHEAVRMGLANRCYPDDELEDRVLEKAERISKIPPDLQQLNKRSVHRAMEIMGMRAAIRSGTEIQAMGFHQKSARAYLRKLSEGVSQALSERDKPFGDFRTKKDEDPKA, from the coding sequence GTGGCCGACTACGAGTACATCCTGGTCGACGATCCGCGACCGCAAGTACGTAGGATCACCCTCAATCGGCCGAAGAAGCGCAACGCGCTTTCGAACCCGCTGCGGGGAGAGCTCTTCCATGCGTTGTACGAGGCCGATGCTTCGAAGGACGTGCACGTCACGATTCTGCGCGGGGCCGGCAAGTGCTTCTCCTCCGGCTACGACCTGTCCTCGGATCAGACCGGCGAGTTGCCGTTCGAGAGCGCGATGGGAGACGGCTTCTGGCCGCGCCACGTCGTCGACGGTGCGTTCCGGATCTGGGACCTCGCGAAGCCCGTCATCGCGCAGGTGCACGGGTATTGCCTGGCCGGTGGGTCGGAACTCATGGCGTCCTGCGATCTCGCGTACGTCGGCGAGAGCGCGCAGATCGGCTACCCGCCCGTCCGGATGATGAGCCCGCCGGACAACCAGTTCCACCCGTGGATGGCCGGCATGCGAAACGCGATGGAACTCATGCTGACCGGCGATGGTGTCGACGGCCACGAGGCGGTGCGGATGGGGCTCGCGAATCGTTGCTATCCCGACGACGAACTCGAGGACCGCGTGCTCGAGAAGGCGGAGCGGATCTCCAAGATTCCGCCCGATCTTCAGCAACTCAACAAACGCAGCGTGCACCGCGCCATGGAGATCATGGGTATGCGCGCCGCGATTCGTTCGGGGACAGAGATCCAGGCCATGGGCTTCCACCAGAAGTCCGCGCGCGCCTACTTGAGGAAGCTCTCCGAGGGCGTGAGCCAGGCGCTCAGCGAACGCGACAAGCCGTTCGGAGATTTCCGAACGAAGAAGGACGAGGACCCGAAGGCCTGA
- a CDS encoding MaoC family dehydratase N-terminal domain-containing protein, with product MRENEQDPVRALVLAWVGKSLSKFGPAVAPDEVNVPMIRHWVDALDDRNPVYLDAERAQSRFGGVVAPPAMLQTWTMGRPKIEGIAERGGAPDEIDPQNPIRLLDDAGYIATLATNSELEFVRYLHPGDLLTSDTILESISERKTTGIGQGYFITWVTTYADQKGEVVGRQMFRILKFVPTGMEASS from the coding sequence ATGAGGGAGAACGAGCAGGATCCGGTTCGCGCGCTGGTGTTGGCGTGGGTCGGCAAGTCCTTGAGCAAGTTCGGGCCCGCGGTGGCGCCCGATGAGGTCAACGTGCCGATGATCCGGCACTGGGTCGATGCGCTCGACGACCGGAACCCGGTCTATCTCGATGCGGAGCGCGCGCAGAGCCGTTTCGGCGGCGTGGTCGCTCCGCCGGCGATGCTCCAGACCTGGACCATGGGTCGGCCGAAGATCGAGGGGATCGCCGAGCGCGGCGGGGCACCCGATGAGATCGATCCACAGAACCCGATCCGTCTCCTCGACGACGCGGGCTACATCGCGACGCTCGCAACGAACTCTGAACTCGAGTTCGTACGCTATCTGCACCCGGGCGATCTCCTGACGTCCGATACGATCCTCGAGTCCATCTCGGAGCGCAAGACGACCGGGATTGGGCAGGGGTACTTCATCACGTGGGTGACGACGTATGCCGATCAGAAGGGCGAAGTCGTCGGGCGGCAGATGTTTCGGATCCTGAAGTTCGTGCCGACGGGCATGGAGGCGAGTTCATGA
- a CDS encoding MaoC family dehydratase, translating to MKQFNEVRVGEEVPTFDLNLTSTMVVAGAIASRDFMPVHHDSAYAQSQGAPDLFMNILTTNGYISRFVTDWAGPDAMVRKIAIRLGGPAVPGQVLRFTGHVAGARAEGGEGVVEVAVRAANDIGDHATGTVTLSLPLGQGSGARD from the coding sequence ATGAAGCAATTCAACGAGGTCCGCGTCGGAGAAGAAGTGCCGACGTTCGATCTGAATCTCACGTCTACGATGGTCGTCGCCGGTGCGATCGCGTCCCGCGACTTCATGCCGGTGCATCACGACTCCGCGTACGCCCAGTCGCAGGGCGCACCGGACCTGTTCATGAACATCCTCACCACCAACGGGTACATCTCTCGGTTCGTCACCGATTGGGCCGGGCCCGACGCGATGGTGCGCAAGATCGCGATCCGACTGGGTGGGCCGGCTGTCCCTGGCCAGGTTCTTCGCTTCACCGGGCACGTCGCGGGCGCGCGGGCGGAAGGGGGAGAGGGCGTGGTCGAGGTGGCGGTGCGCGCGGCGAACGACATCGGCGATCACGCAACCGGGACCGTCACGTTGTCGTTGCCGCTCGGTCAGGGGTCAGGGGCTCGGGACTAG
- a CDS encoding FkbM family methyltransferase: protein MATLRVPRAPPLRMYFAPGDRGLASYITEFGVWEPNETKWLVRSVRPGDIVVDICANIGYETTRAAALVGETGRVYAFEPDPLNFEILQRNVEENGWTSLRSTRRAPKRALSPA from the coding sequence ATGGCCACGTTGCGAGTTCCCAGAGCACCCCCGCTGCGCATGTACTTCGCTCCGGGGGATCGCGGGCTCGCCTCGTACATCACCGAGTTCGGGGTCTGGGAGCCAAACGAGACGAAGTGGTTGGTTCGCTCGGTCCGCCCAGGCGATATCGTCGTCGATATCTGTGCGAACATCGGATACGAGACGACCCGCGCCGCGGCCCTCGTCGGAGAAACGGGGCGCGTCTACGCCTTCGAACCCGACCCGCTCAACTTCGAGATCCTCCAGCGCAACGTGGAGGAGAACGGGTGGACTAGTTTAAGGTCGACACGCAGGGCGCCGAAGCGGGCATTGTCGCCGGCATGA
- a CDS encoding NADP-dependent oxidoreductase produces the protein MNSRINRRWVLAKRPAGEPTGDCFELQEREVRDLDDGQILIEVRYLSLDPYMRGRMRDAKSYADPLRIGEVITGESVGVVVESKSDRWAIGDTLTAHQGWQSLIKVAGDSPALLPADTSLAPLSAWVGVVGMPGRTGYFGLQNVGKPRAGETLVVSAASGAVGSVVGQIGKILGLRVVGVAGGPEKCGYCVDELGFDACVDYKAGSLEDDLGAACPGGIDVYFENVGGPLTAAVARRLNPGARVPICGFVALYNSQEDPVTLETPFTVFGALETPPEHRFFLVGEWRDQWLDASHEIAGWIGSGKLKYRETIADGLENAPAAFRGMLTGKNFGKQLVRVAG, from the coding sequence ATGAACTCGCGAATCAACCGACGTTGGGTATTGGCCAAACGACCCGCGGGCGAACCCACGGGCGACTGCTTCGAGTTGCAAGAGCGTGAGGTCCGAGACCTCGACGACGGACAGATCCTGATCGAGGTCCGTTACCTCTCACTCGACCCGTATATGCGCGGCCGCATGCGCGACGCGAAGTCGTACGCGGACCCGCTCCGGATCGGAGAGGTCATCACCGGCGAGAGCGTGGGGGTCGTCGTCGAATCCAAGAGCGACCGGTGGGCCATCGGCGATACGTTGACGGCCCACCAGGGATGGCAGAGCCTCATCAAGGTGGCCGGGGACTCCCCCGCTCTGCTTCCCGCCGACACGAGTCTCGCTCCGCTCTCCGCGTGGGTCGGGGTCGTCGGGATGCCCGGTCGAACGGGGTACTTCGGCCTCCAGAACGTCGGGAAACCGCGCGCCGGAGAGACGCTCGTCGTCTCCGCCGCGTCCGGCGCGGTCGGTTCGGTGGTCGGACAAATCGGGAAGATCCTCGGCCTGCGCGTGGTGGGCGTCGCCGGCGGGCCGGAGAAGTGCGGCTACTGCGTGGACGAGCTCGGGTTCGACGCCTGCGTCGACTACAAAGCCGGCTCACTCGAGGACGATCTCGGAGCGGCGTGCCCGGGCGGCATCGACGTCTACTTCGAAAACGTCGGCGGCCCCCTCACGGCCGCGGTAGCGCGGCGGCTCAATCCGGGCGCACGCGTTCCAATCTGCGGCTTCGTCGCACTGTACAACAGCCAGGAAGATCCGGTCACATTGGAGACGCCGTTCACTGTTTTCGGCGCACTCGAAACCCCGCCCGAGCATCGCTTCTTTCTCGTCGGAGAGTGGCGAGATCAGTGGCTCGACGCCAGCCACGAGATCGCCGGCTGGATCGGCTCCGGAAAGCTGAAGTACCGCGAGACCATTGCGGACGGGCTCGAGAACGCTCCGGCCGCGTTCCGCGGCATGCTCACCGGGAAGAACTTCGGCAAGCAACTCGTACGCGTCGCCGGCTAG
- a CDS encoding cyclopropane-fatty-acyl-phospholipid synthase, with protein MNGSGEERQLHAAKTLLTQLAEQINSRISVKLWDGTLVPMGQEVEPDLCISISGPGVVGSLLRRPTPDNLVRHYARGQIDFQGTDLYSFIDNARVGNSRKRAKSVRKSAIARTLLPFLFTPPESSAVDHRWAGDETGQGRKQGDNKDFIQFHYDVSNEFYSLFLDSNMVYSCGYFRDWEGALEQAQVDKIDMICRKLRLQPDERMLDIGCGWGALITHAAGRYGVRAHGITLSEKQLEFAQEKIRRLGLEDRVTVELRDYADVEGEYDKISSIGMCEHVGIDNMAGYMRKVGSLLRDRGIFLNHAITRPGKESMKKFRKVRPERRLVQKYIFPGGELDHIGHMTTALEASGFEVHDIEGWREHYARTTMMWCQRLSERRDEAVTLVGEEKYRMWILYLAGVSFAFRDGSIRIFQTVATRHASKGASTMPPTREHLYSPPAAAASATDSGST; from the coding sequence GTGAACGGTTCCGGCGAAGAGCGGCAGCTCCACGCTGCCAAGACCCTTCTCACGCAGCTGGCAGAGCAAATCAACTCACGAATCTCCGTGAAGCTCTGGGACGGAACACTCGTTCCGATGGGACAGGAGGTCGAGCCCGACCTCTGCATCTCGATCTCGGGACCGGGCGTGGTCGGCTCCCTCCTGCGCCGCCCGACACCCGACAATCTCGTGCGACACTACGCGCGAGGACAGATCGATTTCCAGGGTACCGACCTCTACTCGTTCATCGACAACGCGCGCGTCGGCAACTCTCGAAAGCGCGCGAAGAGCGTTCGCAAGTCCGCGATCGCCCGCACTCTCCTCCCCTTCCTGTTCACGCCACCCGAGTCGTCCGCAGTCGACCATCGGTGGGCCGGCGACGAGACCGGACAGGGGCGCAAGCAGGGCGACAACAAAGACTTCATCCAGTTCCACTACGATGTCAGCAACGAGTTCTACTCCCTCTTCCTCGACTCCAACATGGTGTATTCCTGCGGCTACTTCCGGGACTGGGAGGGCGCCCTCGAGCAGGCACAGGTCGACAAGATCGACATGATCTGCCGGAAACTCCGCCTCCAGCCCGACGAGCGCATGCTCGACATCGGCTGCGGATGGGGTGCGCTCATCACGCACGCCGCGGGGCGCTACGGGGTTCGCGCCCACGGCATCACGTTGTCCGAGAAACAGCTCGAGTTCGCCCAGGAGAAAATTCGTCGGCTCGGCCTCGAGGATCGCGTGACCGTCGAGCTACGCGACTACGCCGACGTCGAGGGTGAGTACGACAAGATTTCCTCCATCGGCATGTGCGAGCACGTCGGCATCGACAACATGGCCGGCTACATGCGGAAGGTCGGCTCGCTGCTACGAGACCGGGGGATCTTTCTGAACCACGCGATCACGCGCCCGGGAAAAGAGAGCATGAAGAAGTTCAGGAAGGTTCGTCCGGAACGGCGCCTCGTTCAGAAGTACATCTTCCCCGGCGGCGAACTCGATCACATCGGGCACATGACGACGGCCCTGGAAGCCTCCGGCTTCGAGGTCCACGACATCGAGGGCTGGCGCGAGCACTACGCGCGCACGACGATGATGTGGTGCCAGCGCCTATCCGAGCGACGGGACGAAGCGGTGACGTTGGTCGGCGAAGAGAAGTACCGCATGTGGATCCTCTATCTCGCCGGCGTGAGCTTCGCGTTTCGCGACGGGAGCATCCGGATCTTCCAGACCGTCGCGACGCGACACGCCTCGAAGGGCGCCTCGACGATGCCCCCCACGCGGGAACACCTCTACTCGCCCCCGGCCGCTGCGGCCTCCGCAACCGACTCGGGATCAACCTGA
- a CDS encoding DUF4212 domain-containing protein: MSDLSEAERHAAYWRRNLQYLSILLAVWFVVSFGFGILLREPLDAIRLGGFKLGFWFAQQGSILVFVALIFVYVGLMNRLDREFGADEEDEAR, translated from the coding sequence GTGAGCGATCTTTCCGAAGCTGAGCGCCACGCCGCCTATTGGCGGCGCAACCTCCAATACCTCTCGATCTTGCTGGCGGTCTGGTTCGTCGTTTCCTTCGGGTTCGGGATCCTCCTTCGGGAGCCCCTCGATGCGATCCGGCTCGGCGGCTTCAAGCTCGGGTTCTGGTTCGCGCAGCAGGGATCGATCCTGGTCTTCGTGGCCCTGATCTTCGTATACGTCGGCCTGATGAATCGGCTCGATCGCGAGTTCGGTGCTGACGAAGAGGACGAAGCGAGATGA
- a CDS encoding cation acetate symporter: MSIQGWTFLLVGVSFALYIGVAIATRARNTADFFVASGHVPPVLNGMATAADWMSAASFISMAGLISFMGYDGSVYLMGWTGGYVLLALLVAPYLRKFGQFTVPDFIGDRYASRAARIVAVACAIFISFTYVAGQMRGVGIVFSRFLDVEIETGVIVGMAIVFFYAVLGGMKGITYTQVAQYCVLIFSYLVPAIFISILMTGNAIPQLGFGSTLADGSGVALLDRLDQLSLDLGFVAFTEGTKGTLDVFFITAALMIGTAGLPHVIVRFYTVPKVAAARSSAGWALVFIAILYTTAPAVAAFARTNLLQTIPGQPYAELPSWVHNWEKIGLVEFNDHDGDGLVRYVGPAAEGKNELEIDRDIMVLANPEIANLPAWVVGLVAAGALAAALSTAAGLLLVISSSVAHDLLKKSFAPDISESAELLAARIAAGFAVLVAGYFGIRPPGFVAQVVAFAFGLAAASIFPAVTLGIFSRKMNAPGAIAGMVAGIGFTASYIIYFKFLAPELNTADHWLWGISPEGIGTLGMVLNFAVAYAVAAGTPAPPERSLALVERVRMP, from the coding sequence ATGAGCATCCAGGGTTGGACGTTCCTGCTCGTCGGCGTTTCGTTCGCGCTCTACATCGGCGTCGCGATCGCGACGCGCGCGCGCAATACCGCAGATTTCTTCGTCGCGTCGGGGCACGTGCCGCCGGTGTTGAACGGAATGGCCACCGCCGCGGATTGGATGTCTGCGGCTTCGTTCATCTCGATGGCCGGGCTCATCTCTTTCATGGGGTACGATGGCTCGGTCTACTTGATGGGGTGGACGGGTGGGTACGTCCTGCTCGCTCTCCTCGTCGCTCCGTATCTCCGGAAGTTCGGTCAGTTCACCGTGCCGGACTTCATCGGGGACCGGTATGCGTCGCGGGCGGCGCGGATCGTTGCGGTCGCCTGCGCGATCTTCATTTCGTTCACGTACGTCGCCGGGCAGATGCGCGGCGTCGGGATCGTCTTCTCTCGATTTCTCGACGTCGAGATCGAGACGGGTGTCATCGTCGGCATGGCGATCGTCTTCTTCTACGCCGTGCTCGGTGGCATGAAGGGGATCACCTACACGCAGGTCGCGCAGTACTGCGTCCTCATCTTTTCGTACCTGGTGCCCGCGATCTTCATTTCGATTTTGATGACGGGGAACGCGATCCCGCAGCTCGGCTTCGGCTCGACGCTCGCCGATGGTTCCGGCGTCGCGCTCCTCGACCGCCTCGATCAACTCAGTCTCGACCTGGGCTTCGTCGCGTTCACCGAAGGAACAAAGGGCACGCTCGACGTGTTTTTCATCACCGCGGCGCTAATGATAGGCACGGCCGGCCTGCCGCACGTGATCGTGCGTTTCTACACCGTCCCCAAGGTGGCGGCGGCGCGCAGCTCTGCCGGCTGGGCACTGGTGTTCATCGCCATCCTCTACACGACGGCGCCGGCCGTAGCGGCCTTCGCGCGGACGAACCTGCTGCAGACGATCCCCGGGCAGCCGTACGCCGAACTGCCGTCGTGGGTTCACAACTGGGAAAAGATCGGCCTGGTCGAGTTCAACGATCACGATGGTGATGGTCTCGTGCGCTACGTCGGGCCGGCTGCGGAAGGCAAGAACGAGCTCGAGATCGACCGTGACATCATGGTTCTCGCGAATCCGGAGATCGCGAACCTGCCCGCCTGGGTCGTGGGTCTCGTCGCCGCGGGCGCTCTGGCAGCCGCGTTGTCGACGGCGGCCGGGCTACTCCTCGTGATCTCGAGTTCGGTCGCGCACGATCTATTGAAGAAGAGCTTCGCTCCCGACATCAGCGAGAGCGCCGAACTCCTGGCCGCGCGGATCGCAGCGGGCTTCGCGGTGCTCGTGGCCGGCTACTTCGGGATCCGGCCACCTGGCTTCGTGGCGCAGGTCGTCGCCTTCGCGTTCGGACTCGCGGCCGCATCGATCTTCCCGGCCGTCACGCTCGGGATCTTCTCGCGGAAGATGAACGCTCCGGGCGCGATCGCCGGGATGGTCGCTGGAATCGGCTTCACGGCGAGCTACATCATCTACTTCAAGTTCCTGGCTCCGGAGTTGAACACCGCGGACCATTGGCTCTGGGGCATCTCGCCCGAGGGCATCGGCACGCTGGGGATGGTGCTCAACTTTGCCGTGGCCTACGCGGTCGCCGCCGGCACGCCGGCTCCGCCGGAGCGTTCGCTCGCGCTGGTCGAGCGCGTTCGGATGCCGTAA
- a CDS encoding mechanosensitive ion channel, with translation MGAVADVVSGIVLTYTRAFHMGDRVRIADGEGDVLDLVS, from the coding sequence GTGGGCGCCGTGGCCGATGTCGTCTCGGGAATCGTACTCACGTACACGCGCGCGTTCCACATGGGCGACCGGGTGCGGATCGCGGACGGCGAGGGCGACGTCCTCGACTTGGTGAGCTGA